From a region of the Mycobacterium sp. SMC-8 genome:
- a CDS encoding cytochrome P450 → MTDFDTIDYFTDPSLVPDPHPYFDHLRSKCPVTQEPNYGVLAVTGYEEAAVVLKDADTFSSCIAVAGPFPPLPFTPEGDDITDQITAHRPQMPMFEHMVTMDPPDHTNARSLLNRLLTPSRLKENEDFMWRLADEVLDDFIAAGRCEFLTAYAKPFSLLVIADMLGVPEADHEEFRTVLGAPRPGANVGSLDHSDLVGTNPLEWLDEKFIGYLEDRRENPRDDVLTALATAKYPDGSTPPVIEVVRSATFLFAAGQETTTKLLTASLRVLGDHPEVQERLRRDRSRIPVFIEEALRMDAPVKSQFRLAKKNTTVGDVDVPAGTTLMVCPGAVNRDPGRFEHPHEFDLDRKNVREHIAFGRGVHSCPGGPLARVEGRVSIERILDRMSDIAIDEELHGPPGARRYNYEPTFILRGLTELNITFNPVR, encoded by the coding sequence ATGACCGATTTCGACACCATCGACTACTTCACCGACCCCTCCCTGGTGCCTGACCCCCACCCGTACTTCGATCATCTGCGCAGCAAGTGCCCGGTGACACAGGAGCCGAACTATGGCGTGCTCGCGGTCACCGGCTACGAGGAGGCCGCCGTCGTGCTTAAGGACGCCGACACCTTCTCGTCGTGTATCGCCGTCGCCGGACCGTTCCCGCCGCTGCCGTTCACCCCCGAAGGTGACGACATCACCGACCAGATCACCGCGCACCGGCCGCAGATGCCGATGTTCGAGCACATGGTCACGATGGACCCGCCCGACCACACCAACGCCCGCTCTCTGCTGAACCGACTCCTGACGCCCAGCCGGCTCAAGGAGAACGAGGACTTCATGTGGCGGCTGGCCGACGAGGTTCTCGACGACTTCATCGCCGCGGGCCGCTGCGAGTTTCTGACCGCCTACGCAAAACCGTTCTCACTCCTGGTCATTGCCGACATGCTGGGAGTCCCCGAGGCTGACCACGAGGAGTTCCGCACCGTGCTGGGCGCGCCCCGTCCGGGCGCCAACGTCGGCTCGCTCGATCACAGCGACTTGGTCGGCACCAACCCGCTGGAGTGGCTCGACGAGAAGTTCATCGGCTATCTGGAGGACCGCCGGGAAAATCCGCGCGACGACGTGCTCACGGCGTTGGCCACGGCCAAGTACCCGGACGGCTCGACACCCCCGGTGATCGAAGTGGTCCGGTCGGCCACCTTCCTGTTCGCCGCCGGCCAGGAGACCACCACCAAATTGCTCACCGCCTCCCTGCGCGTGCTCGGTGACCATCCCGAGGTCCAGGAGCGTCTGCGCCGCGACCGCAGCCGCATCCCGGTGTTCATCGAGGAGGCGTTGCGGATGGACGCTCCGGTCAAGAGCCAGTTCCGGTTGGCCAAGAAGAACACCACGGTCGGTGACGTGGACGTTCCGGCGGGCACCACGCTGATGGTGTGCCCGGGGGCGGTGAACCGCGATCCCGGTCGGTTCGAGCATCCGCACGAATTCGACCTCGACCGCAAGAATGTGCGTGAGCACATCGCGTTCGGCCGCGGTGTGCACTCGTGCCCGGGCGGCCCGCTGGCACGCGTGGAGGGTCGCGTGTCCATCGAACGGATCCTGGACCGGATGTCGGACATCGCGATCGACGAGGAGCTGCACGGCCCTCCGGGTGCGCGTCGCTACAACTATGAGCCGACGTTCATCCTGCGCGGGCTCACCGAACTGAACATCACCTTCAACCCGGTTCGTTAG
- a CDS encoding MCE family protein: MLTRFVRNQLIIFTIASIVGVAVMLFTYMQVPTLLGVGRLAVTLELPESGGLYRFSNVTYRGVQVGKVTSVALTERGAEATLSLDTSPKIPANLRAEVRSVSAVGEQYVDLRPATDDGPFLEDGSRIPVTATSVPQRVGPMLDQLSALVDSLPKDRIPDLLDETFKAFNGAGPDFGSLLDSAAQVTDDVNGVSDQMRSLIDDSRPLIDSQAETTDAIRTWAASLNGVSAQVVQNDPQVRALLQNGPGFAQEVSTLLNQVKPTLPILLANLSTVGQTLLTYNPAIEQLLVLFPGIIAAQQSFGLPQNSPTGLPMGDFALTISDPNPCTVGFLPSTQWRSPEDETTIDTPDGLYCKLPQDSPMNVRGARNYPCIEHPGKRAPTVELCNDPRGFVPTAIRNHITGPYPFDPNLVSQGVPIDSFVEGPDRIYTPVEGSPLPPGAVRAGTPPVSEPGTPPFPVGAPAPMVPGAPPPAQPPILPPAPLPPGQAVPVAPAPPPGAVPAAPSAFGGHGSGIPTVGTAQYNPQTGEYLAPDGSMHQVTNVAAGSVPKSWQDLLPM; the protein is encoded by the coding sequence ATGCTCACCCGCTTCGTCCGAAACCAGCTGATCATTTTCACCATTGCGTCGATAGTCGGCGTGGCGGTGATGCTGTTCACCTACATGCAGGTGCCCACGCTGCTGGGAGTAGGCCGGCTCGCCGTGACTCTGGAATTGCCCGAGTCGGGCGGTCTCTACCGGTTCAGCAACGTGACCTACCGCGGCGTCCAGGTCGGCAAGGTCACCAGCGTAGCGTTGACCGAGAGGGGGGCCGAAGCCACACTGTCCCTTGATACTTCGCCCAAGATCCCTGCCAACCTGCGGGCTGAGGTGCGCAGTGTGTCCGCGGTCGGTGAGCAGTACGTAGATCTGCGACCGGCAACCGATGACGGGCCATTCCTCGAAGACGGCTCGCGAATCCCGGTGACTGCGACGTCCGTGCCGCAGCGGGTCGGCCCGATGCTCGATCAGTTGAGCGCGTTGGTCGACAGCCTCCCGAAGGACCGGATTCCCGACCTGCTCGACGAAACTTTCAAGGCGTTCAACGGCGCGGGACCCGACTTCGGATCGCTGCTCGACTCGGCTGCACAGGTGACCGACGACGTCAACGGCGTCTCCGACCAGATGCGCTCGCTGATCGACGACAGCCGTCCACTCATCGATTCACAGGCCGAGACCACCGATGCGATCCGGACTTGGGCAGCCAGTTTGAACGGTGTTTCGGCGCAGGTCGTCCAGAATGACCCACAGGTCCGTGCGCTCCTGCAGAATGGCCCCGGATTCGCGCAAGAGGTCAGCACGTTACTCAATCAGGTGAAGCCGACGCTGCCGATCCTGTTGGCCAATCTGAGCACCGTGGGGCAGACCTTGCTCACCTACAATCCCGCGATCGAACAGCTTCTCGTGCTGTTCCCCGGCATCATTGCCGCCCAGCAGTCCTTCGGCCTGCCGCAGAACAGCCCGACAGGTCTGCCGATGGGTGATTTCGCGCTGACGATCAGCGACCCGAATCCGTGCACCGTCGGGTTCCTACCGTCGACGCAGTGGCGTTCGCCGGAGGACGAAACCACGATCGACACCCCGGACGGCCTGTATTGCAAACTGCCGCAGGATTCGCCGATGAATGTTCGCGGTGCACGCAACTACCCGTGCATTGAACACCCCGGCAAACGGGCTCCCACCGTGGAACTCTGCAACGATCCCAGGGGATTCGTGCCCACCGCGATCCGCAACCACATCACGGGGCCGTACCCGTTCGACCCGAACCTGGTGTCTCAGGGCGTCCCGATCGATTCGTTCGTCGAGGGACCGGACCGGATCTACACCCCGGTCGAAGGGTCGCCGCTGCCGCCGGGGGCGGTGCGGGCGGGCACGCCACCGGTGTCGGAGCCCGGCACACCCCCGTTTCCTGTCGGTGCGCCCGCCCCGATGGTTCCGGGGGCGCCGCCACCGGCGCAGCCGCCTATCCTTCCTCCGGCACCGCTGCCGCCGGGGCAGGCCGTACCCGTGGCACCGGCGCCGCCTCCCGGCGCGGTCCCGGCCGCGCCAAGCGCCTTCGGCGGCCACGGTTCTGGGATACCCACTGTCGGAACGGCGCAGTACAACCCGCAGACGGGGGAGTACCTGGCGCCGGACGGATCGATGCATCAGGTCACGAATGTGGCAGCGGGGAGTGTGCCGAAGTCGTGGCAGGACCTGCTGCCGATGTGA